CAGGAGGGTCCCCACGAGGGGAGCGTAGAGGCGCGCCACGCCGATCACGGAGGCGTCGTGGCCGAGCTCCCGGAGGAGGCGGTCGGCGGGGCCCTTCAGCGCGGCCCCGGCGATGATCGGGGACACCGCCACCACGTCGGCACGGCGGGCCGACACCGCGGCCCGCACTCCGGGCACGGCCAGGACGGGATCGATCGACACGATCGGGTTCGACGGCGCCACCACGACGCGGCGAGCCGAAGCGATCGCCTCGAGCACGCCCGGCGCCGGTCGGGACGCATCGGCGCCGTCGAACCGCACGGCGGTGACGGCCACGTCGTGCTGGCGCTCCACGAAGTACTCCTGGAAGCCGATCTC
This DNA window, taken from Acidimicrobiales bacterium, encodes the following:
- a CDS encoding 2-phospho-L-lactate transferase CofD family protein, with amino-acid sequence EIGFQEYFVERQHDVAVTAVRFDGADASRPAPGVLEAIASARRVVVAPSNPIVSIDPVLAVPGVRAAVSARRADVVAVSPIIAGAALKGPADRLLRELGHDASVIGVARLYAPLVGTLLIDDADAHHAAAVEAEGVRCVVAPTIMHGVEEATHLAERVLA